The Benincasa hispida cultivar B227 chromosome 9, ASM972705v1, whole genome shotgun sequence genome has a segment encoding these proteins:
- the LOC120086069 gene encoding CCR4-NOT transcription complex subunit 9 isoform X1, whose translation MANLPQSLSMNAAFGGPGPSIPGASGAPPNKERKMASSEQLVLDLSNPDLRENALLELSKKRELFQDLAPLLWNSFGTIAALLQEIVSIYPVLSPPNLTPAQSNRVCNALALLQCVASHSDTRMLFLNAHIPLYLYPFLNTTSKSRPFEYLRLTSLGVIGALVKVDDTEVISFLLSTEIIPLCLRTMEMGSELSKTVATFIVQKILLDDVGLDYICTTAERFFAVGRVLGNMVAALAEQPSSRLLKHIIRCYLRLSDNPKACDALRSCLPDMLRDATFNSCLREDPTTRRWLQQLLHNVGMSRVPTLQAGAGFDHMMVN comes from the exons ATGGCGAATCTCCCCCAATCGCTCTCCATGAATGCTGCGTTTGGAGGTCCCGGTCCGTCTATCCCCGGTGCCTCCGGAGCTCCACCGAACAAGGAGCGAAAAATGGCTTCTTCGGAGCAGTTGGTGCTCGACCTCAGCAATCCGGATCTCCGGGAGAACGCTCTCCTTGAACTGTCGAAG AAGAGGGAACTGTTTCAAGATTTGGCTCCATTGTTGTGGAACTCTTTTGGAACCATTGCTGCTTTATTGCAA GAGATTGTATCGATATATCCTGTTCTTTCACCCCCAAATCTAACCCCTGCACAGTCCAATAGAGTTTGCAATGCTCTTGCTCTTCTTCAG TGTGTAGCCTCTCATTCAGATACACGGATGTTGTTTCTTAATG CTCACATACCGTTGTATCTGTATCCTTTTCTTAACACCACTAGCAAGTCAAGGCCTTTTGAGTACTTGCGGCTTACTAGCTTAGGTGTCATTGGTGCATTGGTGAAG GTAGACGATACAGAAGTAATAAGTTTTCTTCTGTCAACTGAAATAATTCCTCTATGCCTGCGTACCATGGAAATGGGAAGTGAGTTGTCAAAAACA GTTGCAACATTTATCGTGCAGAAAATTTTGCTGGATGATGTGGGGTTGGATTATATTTGTACTACAGCTGAGCGATTTTTTGCTGTCGGTCGGGTTTTGGGGAATATGGTAGCAGCTCTTGCTGAACAGCCCTCCTCTCGGCTTTTAAAACACATAATTCGATGTTATCTTCGATTGTCCGATAACCCAAA GGCTTGTGACGCCTTGAGGAGCTGTCTTCCAGATATGTTGAGGGATGCTACTTTCAATAGTTGCCTTCGG GAGGATCCAACCACTAGGAGGTGGCTGCAACAGTTGCTACACAATGTAGGAATGAGTAGGGTTCCAACACTTCAGGCAGGGGCTGGATTTGATCACATGATGGTGAACTAA
- the LOC120086069 gene encoding CCR4-NOT transcription complex subunit 9 isoform X2, producing the protein MANLPQSLSMNAAFGGPGPSIPGASGAPPNKERKMASSEQLVLDLSNPDLRENALLELSKKRELFQDLAPLLWNSFGTIAALLQCVASHSDTRMLFLNAHIPLYLYPFLNTTSKSRPFEYLRLTSLGVIGALVKVDDTEVISFLLSTEIIPLCLRTMEMGSELSKTVATFIVQKILLDDVGLDYICTTAERFFAVGRVLGNMVAALAEQPSSRLLKHIIRCYLRLSDNPKACDALRSCLPDMLRDATFNSCLREDPTTRRWLQQLLHNVGMSRVPTLQAGAGFDHMMVN; encoded by the exons ATGGCGAATCTCCCCCAATCGCTCTCCATGAATGCTGCGTTTGGAGGTCCCGGTCCGTCTATCCCCGGTGCCTCCGGAGCTCCACCGAACAAGGAGCGAAAAATGGCTTCTTCGGAGCAGTTGGTGCTCGACCTCAGCAATCCGGATCTCCGGGAGAACGCTCTCCTTGAACTGTCGAAG AAGAGGGAACTGTTTCAAGATTTGGCTCCATTGTTGTGGAACTCTTTTGGAACCATTGCTGCTTTATTGCAA TGTGTAGCCTCTCATTCAGATACACGGATGTTGTTTCTTAATG CTCACATACCGTTGTATCTGTATCCTTTTCTTAACACCACTAGCAAGTCAAGGCCTTTTGAGTACTTGCGGCTTACTAGCTTAGGTGTCATTGGTGCATTGGTGAAG GTAGACGATACAGAAGTAATAAGTTTTCTTCTGTCAACTGAAATAATTCCTCTATGCCTGCGTACCATGGAAATGGGAAGTGAGTTGTCAAAAACA GTTGCAACATTTATCGTGCAGAAAATTTTGCTGGATGATGTGGGGTTGGATTATATTTGTACTACAGCTGAGCGATTTTTTGCTGTCGGTCGGGTTTTGGGGAATATGGTAGCAGCTCTTGCTGAACAGCCCTCCTCTCGGCTTTTAAAACACATAATTCGATGTTATCTTCGATTGTCCGATAACCCAAA GGCTTGTGACGCCTTGAGGAGCTGTCTTCCAGATATGTTGAGGGATGCTACTTTCAATAGTTGCCTTCGG GAGGATCCAACCACTAGGAGGTGGCTGCAACAGTTGCTACACAATGTAGGAATGAGTAGGGTTCCAACACTTCAGGCAGGGGCTGGATTTGATCACATGATGGTGAACTAA